One window of uncultured Trichococcus sp. genomic DNA carries:
- a CDS encoding helix-turn-helix transcriptional regulator, with amino-acid sequence MNNLNEKLKQLRVDGKFTQQQIADHLFVSRQAVSNWENGKNIPDLSTIILLSKFYDVSLDTLLKGEKEVIKSMKKELDSINASDLTGIVLMIILSFVLPVFGLVVAVYVLKKSKDPAYPKWAKVLALLAIAFQICLILYVGLAIFFFSFTTMETSGSQEILLKH; translated from the coding sequence ATGAATAATTTGAATGAAAAATTGAAGCAGCTGCGGGTGGATGGTAAATTCACCCAACAACAAATAGCCGATCATTTATTCGTCAGCAGACAAGCTGTTTCCAACTGGGAAAATGGGAAAAATATACCTGACCTCAGCACCATCATTTTACTCAGCAAATTTTATGATGTGTCCCTCGATACTTTGTTGAAAGGAGAGAAGGAAGTGATAAAGAGCATGAAAAAAGAACTGGATTCAATCAATGCCTCGGATTTGACAGGGATCGTGCTCATGATAATTTTGTCGTTTGTTCTTCCTGTATTTGGGTTAGTGGTTGCAGTGTATGTTTTGAAAAAATCAAAGGATCCTGCCTACCCGAAGTGGGCAAAGGTGCTGGCTCTGCTGGCAATCGCATTTCAAATTTGCTTAATCCTCTATGTGGGCTTAGCAATATTCTTTTTCTCGTTCACGACTATGGAGACGAGCGGCAGCCAAGAAATACTGTTAAAACATTGA
- a CDS encoding helix-turn-helix transcriptional regulator, whose translation MLLGEKLKETRQNKGLSQSTVAEHLNISRQSISKWENNSSYPDLDNLVRLSEYYEISIDDLLKENQGLKTKIAENNFKIKDSQQKLDHIRSGYERDEGLALLIISLIGCLVAPLGILIAPIVLKRNKATNTFHRGVIVTSIVCMLINFWGVYGFLSTMFGWGVTTTVEYLG comes from the coding sequence ATGTTACTAGGAGAAAAATTGAAGGAAACACGGCAGAACAAGGGGCTTTCCCAAAGTACAGTAGCTGAACATCTAAATATTAGCCGCCAGTCCATATCCAAATGGGAAAATAATAGCAGCTACCCTGATTTGGATAACCTGGTCCGCTTAAGTGAGTATTATGAAATCTCGATAGATGACCTCTTGAAGGAAAATCAAGGATTAAAAACAAAGATAGCCGAGAATAATTTTAAAATTAAGGATTCCCAACAGAAGCTCGACCATATCCGGTCTGGTTACGAACGGGATGAGGGATTGGCTTTATTAATTATTTCTCTCATTGGCTGTTTAGTCGCACCTTTAGGAATCCTGATTGCGCCGATTGTGCTAAAAAGAAACAAAGCAACAAACACTTTCCATAGAGGAGTGATTGTTACTTCGATAGTGTGCATGTTGATTAATTTTTGGGGAGTGTACGGTTTTCTCAGCACTATGTTTGGTTGGGGAGTAACCACTACTGTAGAATATTTAGGATAA
- a CDS encoding helix-turn-helix transcriptional regulator has translation MLLGERLKETRQKKGVSQSTVAEYLNISRQSISKWENNSSYPDLDNLVRLSEYYEVTVDDLLKENKGLKKKIEENNEKIKDSQKKLAYIQANGERDEGLILLMLNLLSCLIAPLGLLITPVVLKRNKATNTFYKLVFVAGVISLLANAFGLYAHLSNLFHWGGPSSVEYIGN, from the coding sequence ATGTTATTAGGAGAACGATTGAAAGAAACCCGCCAAAAGAAAGGCGTATCGCAAAGCACAGTCGCTGAATATCTGAATATCAGCCGTCAGTCCATTTCCAAATGGGAAAACAATAGCAGTTATCCGGACCTGGACAATCTCGTGCGATTGAGTGAATATTACGAAGTCACTGTTGATGACCTTTTGAAAGAAAATAAAGGACTAAAAAAAAAAATAGAGGAAAACAACGAAAAGATTAAAGACTCCCAAAAGAAATTGGCCTATATCCAGGCGAATGGTGAGCGGGATGAAGGATTGATCCTACTCATGCTTAATCTTCTCAGTTGTTTGATTGCTCCCTTAGGTTTGCTCATCACTCCGGTTGTCTTGAAAAGAAATAAAGCAACAAACACCTTTTATAAACTGGTGTTTGTTGCGGGAGTGATCAGTCTCTTGGCCAACGCATTCGGTTTGTATGCGCACTTAAGTAATCTATTCCACTGGGGTGGACCCTCCAGCGTGGAGTACATAGGAAATTAA
- a CDS encoding arsenic metallochaperone ArsD family protein yields MDIEYYVFDKMNVQSEKVEVAIEIMRSLSMYKDLFKDPNNYFLYSLIHSQKEFKDNKDVWNLIETHGMDILPIVCIDKKIYKTKDVLSVEEMEALTNSAISYQIDDTSS; encoded by the coding sequence ATGGATATTGAATATTATGTGTTCGACAAAATGAACGTACAGTCTGAAAAAGTGGAAGTAGCTATTGAAATAATGCGTTCGCTAAGTATGTACAAAGATTTATTTAAAGATCCCAATAATTATTTTCTGTATTCTTTAATACATTCGCAAAAAGAGTTTAAAGACAATAAAGATGTTTGGAATTTAATAGAGACGCATGGAATGGATATCTTACCTATTGTTTGTATAGACAAGAAAATATACAAAACAAAAGATGTTTTAAGTGTGGAGGAAATGGAAGCGCTGACGAATAGTGCCATTTCTTATCAAATAGATGATACAAGTTCTTAA
- the tnpA gene encoding IS200/IS605 family transposase, whose protein sequence is MENKKYKSNHNIIYSCTYHVVWCPKYRRKVLVGPVAARLKELIVETCTGLSVEIQEMEIMPDHVHLLLDIDPQFGVHKAVKRIKGVSSRVLRQEFKELTTKLPTLWSNSYFVSTVGGAPLEMIKQYIQSQKTSQRQ, encoded by the coding sequence ATGGAAAATAAAAAATATAAATCAAATCATAACATCATTTATTCTTGTACCTACCATGTTGTCTGGTGTCCAAAATATCGGCGAAAGGTCCTTGTCGGACCAGTAGCGGCACGCTTAAAGGAGCTCATTGTAGAAACGTGCACCGGTCTATCCGTCGAAATTCAGGAAATGGAGATCATGCCAGACCACGTTCACCTCCTATTGGATATAGACCCGCAATTCGGGGTTCACAAAGCAGTCAAACGCATCAAGGGAGTTTCTTCCCGCGTGCTGAGACAGGAGTTTAAGGAACTGACGACGAAGCTACCCACTCTTTGGTCGAATAGCTATTTCGTTTCCACAGTGGGTGGGGCACCGCTTGAAATGATTAAGCAATACATCCAAAGCCAAAAGACCTCACAACGCCAGTAA
- a CDS encoding transposase has product MAKSKTASFVVELRLVTHQNEQAILDKRFKIAEKLYNKVLYHAQTQLTELYKNRRYQDVLAERRVAIKANDKNRVTACNKELQTIQKTFGMTEYALHAYIGRMREAYKKHIDSFTAQKIASTVWTSVSSLLYGKGKKVRFKKFGQLESLEGKSNATGMRFKGDRLEWNGLILPVTIRTNDLFVQESLSLHRVKYCRIVRKAFKGGNQYFLQLVLEGIPPVKRNHNTGMSRRKPAPNAEVGIDIGTSTVAVVGDDGVILKELFPEGASYDRAIHLLQRKLDRSRRATNPANFTVDGTVKQGVKLTWVRSKNYMKIRFRLKDLYRRRAVALKEAHNKTANAILALGNQVYVEDMDFRALMKRAKETTVNKNGRFNRKKRYGKSIGYHAPAMLIGIVKQKAPQEGGALYEVDTFKFRASQYNHVNDTYIKKTRDERTTFVGGQLVQRDLYSAFLLKNSQPTRNETDRTKCSATFATFMAHHDTCIQTLCQSTGHQSCNFGLRDFQLA; this is encoded by the coding sequence ATGGCTAAAAGCAAAACAGCTTCATTTGTCGTAGAGCTGCGACTTGTTACACATCAAAATGAACAAGCAATACTGGATAAGCGTTTCAAAATCGCTGAAAAACTGTATAACAAAGTCTTGTACCATGCGCAGACGCAGCTAACAGAGTTGTACAAGAACCGTCGATACCAAGATGTGCTGGCAGAGCGCCGCGTGGCTATCAAAGCAAACGACAAGAATCGTGTGACGGCGTGCAACAAGGAATTGCAAACGATCCAAAAGACCTTCGGTATGACGGAATACGCTTTGCATGCTTACATCGGACGGATGCGCGAGGCGTACAAGAAGCATATCGACAGCTTCACAGCACAAAAAATCGCTTCTACGGTCTGGACAAGTGTGTCCTCCCTTCTGTATGGCAAAGGCAAAAAGGTACGTTTCAAAAAGTTCGGCCAGCTGGAATCATTGGAGGGCAAGTCGAACGCTACAGGCATGCGCTTCAAAGGCGACCGTTTGGAGTGGAACGGGCTGATTCTGCCCGTCACTATCCGTACCAACGACCTATTTGTTCAGGAATCCCTTTCCTTACACCGGGTGAAATATTGCCGCATCGTACGCAAGGCGTTCAAGGGCGGTAATCAGTACTTCCTGCAACTGGTGCTGGAAGGTATCCCGCCAGTGAAACGCAACCATAATACAGGCATGTCCCGCCGAAAACCCGCTCCGAATGCGGAAGTGGGCATCGACATCGGCACCTCTACGGTGGCGGTGGTAGGTGATGACGGCGTCATCTTGAAGGAATTATTTCCAGAAGGAGCGTCCTATGACCGCGCGATTCATCTGTTGCAACGAAAACTGGACCGGAGTCGCCGCGCAACCAACCCCGCCAACTTTACTGTCGACGGCACCGTCAAGCAGGGTGTTAAGTTGACTTGGGTACGGAGCAAGAACTACATGAAAATAAGGTTTCGCTTGAAGGACCTCTACCGCCGTCGGGCGGTGGCATTAAAAGAAGCCCACAACAAAACCGCCAATGCCATCCTGGCACTGGGTAATCAGGTTTATGTGGAGGACATGGATTTCCGTGCATTGATGAAGCGGGCTAAAGAAACGACCGTCAACAAGAACGGGCGGTTCAACCGCAAGAAACGCTATGGCAAGTCCATCGGCTATCATGCGCCGGCCATGTTGATCGGCATCGTGAAGCAAAAAGCACCCCAAGAAGGGGGTGCGCTGTACGAGGTGGATACTTTTAAATTTCGTGCCAGCCAGTATAACCACGTAAACGATACGTATATCAAAAAGACACGTGATGAACGTACGACCTTTGTTGGCGGACAGCTTGTCCAACGGGATCTGTACAGTGCATTCCTCCTGAAAAACAGCCAACCGACACGCAACGAGACTGACCGCACAAAATGTAGCGCGACGTTTGCTACCTTCATGGCGCACCACGACACCTGCATCCAGACGCTCTGCCAATCAACCGGACACCAGTCCTGCAATTTCGGACTGCGAGATTTTCAATTAGCTTAA
- a CDS encoding DUF3021 family protein, which translates to MKLFLKGLIRGTLPFAVMLSMYAWNDFQGRAADAKVFLFYGFMAFFLGLASIIYELRQWSFRKQIMVHYLTMLVTIFPLLLLSGYHKTGSFGAIFHVFLLFNKVGVILFVTTAIISKVRNSLMNLKQTDR; encoded by the coding sequence ATGAAGCTTTTCTTAAAAGGATTGATCAGGGGAACGCTTCCCTTTGCTGTTATGTTGTCGATGTATGCATGGAATGATTTTCAGGGAAGAGCAGCCGATGCGAAGGTTTTTCTTTTTTATGGATTTATGGCCTTTTTTTTGGGACTGGCAAGCATCATATATGAGCTAAGACAGTGGAGCTTCCGAAAGCAGATTATGGTTCATTACCTGACGATGCTAGTTACGATTTTTCCATTACTGTTACTGAGTGGCTATCATAAGACCGGCTCTTTTGGAGCTATTTTCCATGTGTTTCTGCTGTTCAATAAGGTTGGCGTTATTCTCTTTGTAACGACAGCCATCATTTCCAAAGTACGCAACAGCCTTATGAATTTGAAGCAAACGGATCGCTAA
- a CDS encoding Rid family detoxifying hydrolase, protein MKRQAYTEKDVMSSGPYSHAIDSGEYIYLSGQTAKNSLTLEKQNLTIQEQTEACFMNINSVLNEMGLTEANVVKANVFLTSMKHFEAMNEVYKTKFSKPYPARTCVAVVELPLGADIEIEVVAKR, encoded by the coding sequence ATGAAAAGACAAGCATACACCGAAAAAGACGTTATGAGTTCAGGGCCTTATTCGCATGCGATAGATTCAGGGGAATACATCTATCTATCCGGACAGACTGCCAAAAATTCTTTGACGTTGGAAAAACAAAATTTGACTATTCAAGAACAAACAGAAGCATGCTTCATGAACATCAACAGCGTCTTGAATGAAATGGGGCTTACTGAAGCGAATGTCGTAAAGGCAAATGTTTTTCTTACGAGCATGAAGCATTTCGAGGCGATGAACGAAGTGTATAAGACTAAATTTTCTAAGCCATATCCCGCCAGAACTTGTGTTGCCGTTGTTGAACTGCCCCTTGGCGCAGATATAGAGATAGAAGTTGTGGCAAAAAGATAA
- the map gene encoding type I methionyl aminopeptidase has protein sequence MIAKTEEDFNGLKEIGGICGAIRDEMVQATKPGITTKELDDIAKELFEKAGAQSAPKGEYNFPGYTCISVNEEVAHGIPSDRIIQEGDLVNIDVSGSKNGYFADTGISFVVGKGDVVLQKICDVAKEAFDAGLAKVKPGAKTSNLGKAVHNVAKRHGLTVIKNLTGHGVGRAIHEAPDHIFNYYSRWDDEILKEGTVIAFEPFISTFEEEVFQVEDDDWTFFTEESMVAQYEHTIIVTKEGPIITTL, from the coding sequence ATGATTGCAAAGACGGAAGAAGATTTTAACGGATTAAAAGAAATTGGCGGCATTTGCGGAGCGATCCGCGATGAAATGGTCCAAGCCACGAAACCTGGAATCACCACAAAAGAACTGGATGACATCGCGAAGGAGCTTTTCGAAAAAGCCGGAGCGCAATCTGCACCAAAAGGCGAATACAATTTCCCGGGGTATACGTGCATCAGCGTAAATGAAGAAGTGGCGCATGGGATTCCGAGCGATCGGATCATTCAGGAAGGGGATCTTGTGAATATTGACGTTTCAGGTTCCAAAAACGGATACTTTGCGGATACCGGCATTTCCTTTGTCGTCGGGAAGGGCGATGTCGTTCTGCAGAAAATCTGTGACGTTGCGAAAGAAGCGTTCGACGCGGGACTTGCGAAGGTAAAACCAGGTGCAAAAACAAGCAACCTCGGAAAAGCGGTACATAACGTGGCAAAACGCCATGGCTTGACTGTCATCAAAAACCTTACCGGACACGGTGTCGGGCGCGCGATCCACGAAGCACCGGACCATATTTTCAACTACTACTCGCGCTGGGATGACGAAATTCTGAAAGAGGGCACGGTCATCGCCTTCGAGCCTTTCATTTCCACATTCGAAGAAGAAGTTTTCCAAGTTGAGGATGACGACTGGACCTTCTTTACGGAAGAAAGCATGGTAGCCCAATACGAGCATACGATTATTGTGACGAAGGAAGGCCCAATCATCACCACACTGTAA
- a CDS encoding nucleoside hydrolase → MKDHLYTVPQSKKVRVIIDTDAYAEGDDQFAIVHALLTPKFDVVGIVAEQFGTGTFPNSMEKSYEEIKKVLRLMDLEDKIPVFRGEEWALSDEKTAGNSEGARFMVEEALKQDDRPLFILNMGAITNLASAYLMNSAIADKLLAVWVGGGAYPVGHMDFNSGNDLNAVNVILSSAIELWQIPLSAYTMMEVSFHELFERVKPCGELGNYLVENLMRVNELECSLNLDFLPFAKNLSKAGKTMLIRSGEGWSLGDNPAVGVLISSQTKYAEERRAQKMNADGSYGEYVSEHRTIKVYHSINSRVILEDMFAKIRYHFGN, encoded by the coding sequence TTGAAAGACCATTTATACACCGTTCCCCAGAGTAAAAAAGTTCGGGTAATAATCGACACGGATGCTTATGCGGAAGGCGATGATCAGTTCGCCATTGTGCATGCATTGCTTACGCCTAAATTCGATGTAGTCGGTATTGTCGCTGAACAGTTTGGCACGGGCACGTTCCCGAACAGTATGGAAAAAAGCTATGAGGAAATAAAGAAAGTTTTGCGTTTGATGGATTTGGAAGATAAAATACCTGTTTTCAGAGGCGAAGAGTGGGCTCTGAGTGATGAGAAAACGGCCGGCAACTCGGAAGGCGCAAGGTTTATGGTAGAGGAAGCCCTGAAACAGGACGACAGACCTTTATTCATCCTGAATATGGGAGCGATCACAAATCTGGCTTCCGCCTATTTGATGAACAGTGCGATCGCCGATAAGCTGCTCGCCGTCTGGGTAGGCGGAGGGGCTTATCCTGTAGGTCATATGGACTTCAATTCAGGAAACGATCTGAATGCGGTGAATGTGATCCTGTCTTCCGCAATCGAGTTATGGCAAATCCCGCTCAGCGCCTATACGATGATGGAAGTCTCTTTCCACGAACTGTTCGAGCGGGTAAAACCATGCGGCGAGCTTGGTAATTATCTGGTGGAGAATCTGATGCGGGTGAACGAGTTGGAGTGCTCCTTGAATCTGGATTTCCTTCCGTTTGCGAAAAACCTCAGTAAGGCAGGAAAGACTATGCTGATCCGCTCAGGAGAAGGCTGGTCGTTGGGGGATAACCCGGCAGTCGGCGTCCTGATTTCCTCCCAAACAAAATATGCTGAGGAGCGCCGGGCCCAAAAGATGAATGCAGACGGCAGCTACGGGGAATATGTCAGTGAACATAGAACCATCAAAGTGTATCACAGCATCAACAGCAGAGTCATATTAGAGGACATGTTCGCAAAGATCCGCTATCATTTCGGCAACTGA
- the msrA gene encoding peptide-methionine (S)-S-oxide reductase MsrA, whose product MSKEIATLAGGCFWCMLEPFDERPGIESVVSGYTGGFKENPTYEEVKAGETGHTEAIQITFDNSVISYGELLDIYWQQTDPTDAMGQFMDRGSSYRPEIFYHSETQKEIAERSKEDLKDKLAIAAPIVTQISPASIFYPAEEYHQDFYKKEGNHERMIPLEEDRQNRLNEVWGEAEKHEKNI is encoded by the coding sequence ATGTCTAAAGAAATTGCAACACTTGCCGGAGGATGTTTCTGGTGCATGCTTGAACCGTTTGACGAAAGACCTGGAATCGAATCCGTTGTTTCGGGCTATACGGGTGGTTTTAAAGAGAATCCGACGTATGAGGAAGTGAAGGCGGGAGAAACCGGGCACACGGAAGCGATCCAGATCACATTTGATAATAGTGTAATTTCTTACGGGGAGTTGCTGGATATTTATTGGCAACAAACGGATCCGACAGATGCCATGGGACAATTCATGGATCGCGGATCATCTTACCGTCCGGAAATCTTTTATCATTCGGAAACACAGAAAGAAATTGCGGAACGCTCAAAAGAGGATCTGAAAGACAAACTGGCAATCGCTGCGCCGATCGTCACGCAAATTTCGCCTGCAAGCATCTTTTATCCTGCAGAAGAGTATCATCAGGATTTCTATAAAAAAGAGGGGAACCATGAGCGGATGATCCCTTTGGAGGAAGACAGACAAAATCGCTTAAACGAAGTATGGGGAGAGGCGGAAAAACATGAAAAAAATATTTAA
- a CDS encoding MetQ/NlpA family ABC transporter substrate-binding protein, with protein sequence MKKIFKSLVTLGAAALFLAACGQEAAQEDIRTVKIGVVGERNEVWEHVQEQLEENNEPVRIELVKFTEYVKPIQALEEGEIDLHAALTEIYMEQVNEDAGYSNTTIAYTTLNPMGLFSEKHTSIDEIPDGGEIAIPDDVSNESRALLLLQAAGLIELDAEKGLLPTVNDITSNPKSLKFTVLAANQTARAMTDVDASVVNNDMAADAGLVPTEDAIFLEPVADSSKPYYNVIAARADETENPDFQIIVDYYQTPEVEKIIDEVTNKSSIPVWE encoded by the coding sequence ATGAAAAAAATATTTAAAAGTTTAGTAACGCTTGGGGCAGCGGCATTGTTTCTCGCTGCGTGCGGCCAAGAAGCAGCTCAGGAAGATATCCGGACTGTAAAAATTGGCGTTGTCGGTGAACGGAATGAGGTGTGGGAGCATGTTCAAGAACAACTTGAAGAAAACAACGAACCCGTAAGAATTGAACTGGTAAAATTCACGGAATATGTCAAGCCGATTCAAGCTTTGGAAGAGGGCGAAATTGATCTGCACGCGGCTTTGACTGAAATTTACATGGAACAAGTGAATGAAGATGCGGGATACAGCAATACGACTATCGCGTATACGACACTGAATCCGATGGGGCTTTTCTCTGAAAAACACACATCTATAGATGAAATACCGGATGGAGGGGAAATCGCGATACCGGATGATGTTTCGAATGAATCCAGAGCATTGCTGTTGCTGCAGGCTGCCGGCCTGATTGAATTGGATGCAGAGAAGGGTTTATTGCCTACTGTAAATGACATCACTTCAAATCCGAAAAGCCTTAAATTTACTGTCCTGGCTGCCAATCAAACTGCTCGCGCTATGACCGACGTTGACGCATCCGTAGTCAATAATGACATGGCTGCCGATGCAGGCTTGGTGCCTACTGAGGACGCCATTTTCCTTGAACCCGTGGCTGACTCATCCAAACCTTATTACAATGTGATTGCTGCTCGAGCAGATGAAACGGAAAATCCTGACTTCCAAATCATCGTCGATTATTATCAAACTCCTGAAGTCGAAAAAATCATAGATGAGGTCACCAACAAATCGTCCATACCCGTTTGGGAATAA
- the proB gene encoding glutamate 5-kinase, producing the protein MGIYKNRIVVKVGTSTLTNELGKSDLRSFDRLACVLSDIQNMGYEVILVSSGAIAIGSNKLRMKTRPKSMRAKQAAAAVGQCSIMHLYDKFFSDYDKTIAQILLNAEDIGQEEKKDNLTNTFNALLEMGVIPIVNENDSVSYTEIESTDRLFGDNDMLSAVVAVLCGAKKLIILSDINGFYDSDPRLNPEAQLIQRIEKIDEGVYSLAGGAGSRRGTGGMKTKLQAASLATSQGTDTVITNGKNPEALYELMKNRLVGTLFVAQSQ; encoded by the coding sequence ATGGGGATTTATAAGAATAGGATTGTAGTGAAAGTTGGCACTTCCACCCTTACAAATGAGCTGGGGAAAAGTGATCTGCGGTCTTTTGACCGGCTTGCATGCGTGCTGTCGGATATACAGAACATGGGGTACGAAGTGATTCTGGTGTCGTCTGGTGCAATTGCCATAGGAAGCAACAAGTTGAGAATGAAAACAAGGCCGAAGAGTATGCGTGCCAAACAAGCTGCAGCAGCTGTGGGACAATGCAGCATTATGCATCTGTATGATAAATTTTTTTCGGATTACGACAAAACAATCGCTCAAATACTTCTTAATGCGGAAGATATCGGGCAGGAAGAAAAGAAGGATAATTTGACGAACACATTTAATGCGCTGCTCGAAATGGGCGTTATCCCTATAGTAAACGAGAATGATTCGGTGAGCTATACAGAAATAGAATCGACGGATCGTTTATTTGGCGACAATGATATGCTGTCTGCTGTCGTTGCCGTCCTTTGCGGGGCCAAAAAACTGATCATCCTATCCGATATCAATGGATTTTACGATAGCGACCCTCGGCTGAATCCCGAAGCACAATTGATCCAGCGAATAGAAAAAATTGATGAAGGCGTATATTCTCTCGCAGGCGGAGCCGGATCCAGGCGTGGAACAGGTGGGATGAAAACGAAGCTGCAAGCCGCAAGCTTGGCTACTTCTCAAGGTACAGATACCGTCATCACCAACGGTAAAAATCCTGAAGCTTTGTATGAACTTATGAAGAATCGGCTTGTAGGAACACTGTTTGTTGCGCAGTCACAGTAA
- a CDS encoding YbaK/EbsC family protein yields MFYVSASQKTSPSHFGTPLQQKVYAALEALKIPFERVNTDEAITMEDCTTIEAKLAMRMVKTLFLCNRQKTAFYLFITVGDKPFHSKKFSAALDVARVSFAPSDLMQTMLGTNIGAATVFSSLLDTENNVQIVFDKDVLLNEWYGCSDGTTTGYMRVRTEDVFGKFLPFTNHIPITLEV; encoded by the coding sequence ATGTTCTACGTAAGCGCCAGTCAGAAAACTTCCCCTTCTCATTTTGGGACGCCGCTTCAACAAAAAGTCTATGCGGCCTTGGAGGCATTAAAAATACCTTTTGAGAGGGTAAATACAGATGAGGCCATCACAATGGAAGACTGCACCACGATCGAGGCAAAACTCGCTATGAGAATGGTAAAAACACTGTTCCTCTGCAATCGGCAGAAAACAGCTTTTTATTTGTTCATCACTGTGGGCGACAAACCCTTTCATTCCAAAAAATTTAGCGCTGCATTGGACGTGGCTCGGGTCTCCTTCGCACCCTCTGATTTGATGCAGACCATGCTCGGAACAAACATCGGTGCAGCCACTGTTTTCAGCAGCCTTTTGGACACAGAAAACAACGTTCAGATTGTCTTTGACAAGGATGTCCTGTTGAACGAATGGTATGGGTGCAGTGATGGCACAACGACAGGATATATGAGAGTGCGCACAGAGGATGTTTTCGGGAAATTTTTGCCTTTCACAAACCATATTCCGATTACGTTGGAGGTGTAA
- a CDS encoding LysR family transcriptional regulator, with protein sequence MDTNIQKYLAFVKTVEYGSFTKAAEILNYSQSGISRMINDLEKEWKVVILERGKSGVKLTSDGMKLLPHAKEICSEYEKLQMEVAELNGLQSGLIRIGTFSSVATHWLPNIIKEFQKDYPKIHYELLLGDYTEIEEWILEGRVDCGFLRLPTHPDLETIFLEQDQLLVVLPENHRLAKCDTFPVSALCEDPFMLLEKGAKAEISEIFERFDITPNVHFTTWDDYAIMSMVESGLGISILPELILKRVPYQIITKELEVPAYRKIGIAFRSKKNTSLAVKRFLEYLDYR encoded by the coding sequence ATGGACACAAATATTCAAAAGTATCTGGCATTTGTCAAAACGGTTGAGTATGGGAGTTTCACAAAAGCAGCCGAGATCCTGAACTATTCTCAATCCGGCATCAGCCGGATGATAAATGACCTGGAAAAAGAGTGGAAAGTGGTCATTTTGGAAAGAGGAAAATCAGGCGTCAAATTAACCAGCGACGGCATGAAATTGCTTCCTCACGCCAAGGAAATTTGCAGCGAATATGAAAAACTCCAAATGGAAGTTGCGGAACTGAATGGCTTACAATCCGGGTTGATCCGTATCGGGACATTTTCAAGCGTAGCAACACATTGGCTGCCGAATATCATCAAAGAGTTTCAAAAAGATTATCCAAAGATCCACTATGAATTGCTTTTGGGGGATTATACCGAAATAGAAGAATGGATATTAGAAGGGCGCGTTGACTGTGGCTTTTTACGTTTGCCAACACACCCTGATCTCGAAACGATTTTTTTGGAGCAGGATCAGTTGCTTGTCGTGCTGCCTGAAAATCACCGTTTAGCTAAGTGTGATACCTTTCCAGTGTCTGCCCTTTGTGAGGATCCCTTTATGCTATTGGAAAAAGGTGCAAAAGCGGAGATATCCGAAATATTTGAGCGTTTCGATATAACGCCAAACGTACATTTCACAACATGGGACGACTATGCCATTATGTCCATGGTAGAAAGTGGGCTGGGCATCAGCATTCTTCCTGAACTTATTCTAAAGAGGGTACCTTATCAAATCATAACGAAAGAATTAGAGGTGCCGGCATACCGAAAGATCGGGATTGCTTTCCGAAGCAAGAAAAACACCTCTCTTGCAGTAAAACGGTTTTTAGAGTATTTGGATTATCGCTGA